ATACGGCGGACTCCCACCTAAACCGGACTGCTGTTATGCAGAGGAGCTTCACACGACCACAATTCAAAATCCTGAAGGTAGTCGTTTTATCTCCTGGCGGATCATCATTGGACTGGATCGCAAGTTCAGCTTCCTCATGACCACACTCATACCGCCGGGAAATGGCCCCTTCCCCGTCGTCCTTACCGGCGACACCTGCTGGCGCTATGCCACCGATGAAGTCGCACGGGAAGTCCTGAGCCGGGGCGCGATTCTGGCCCAATTCAACCGCGTTGAACTTGCTCCAGACATCAACAACTCCGAGCGCGTTTCGGGTCTCTACCGGGTTTATCCTGAAGGAACCTACGGGGCCCTTGCCGCCTGGGCCTGGGGCTATCACCGCTGCATTGACGCCCTGGTCAAAATGAGTCTTGTCAGGGCAGACCAGATCGCTGTCACCGGGCATTCGCGCGGCGGGAAAACGGTTTTACTGGCAGGGGCCACCGACGAACGCATTGCCCTCACGGCGGCCAACAATTCGGGGGCGGGCGGAGCAGGCTCCTACAAAATCCAAGGCCCCCAATCCGAAACCCTGGCCGACTGTCTGCGCGGCTTTCCCTATTGGTATGGTCCGACCTTAAAAGAGTATCTGGGGCGGGAATCCGAACTCCCGTTTGACCAGCATTATCTCAAGGCCTTGATTGCCCCGCGCGCGCTCTTGACAACTGAAGCGCTAGGGGATCTCTGGGCAAATCCGACCGGAACCTGGCAAACCTATCTGGCCGCGAGGGAAGTCTACCGCTTCCTCAAGGCTGAGGAGAAAATTGGCATCGCTTACCGGGAAGGCGGCCATGCCCATGACCTGGCAGACTGGAGCGTTTTTCTTGATTTTATGGATTGGCAATTCAAGGGACAGCGCCCCTCATATCCCTTTGATAGAAACCCTTTCTGATGCACACGAATCGCCTGATCGACGAAACGAGCCCCTATCTTCTCCAGCACGCCCACAACCCGGTTCAATGGTATCCCTGGGGTGAGGTTGCTTTCGCGAAAGCGCGGAGTGAAGGAAAACCCGTTTTTTTGTCAGTAGGCTATTCAACCTGCCACTGGTGCCACGTCATGGCACATGAGTCTTTCGAGAACGAGGCGGTCGCGGCCATCCTCAATGATCATTTCATCTCCATCAAGGTAGACCGCGAAGAGCGGCCTGATGTGGATCGTGTTTATATGACTTACGTGCAAGCCACGACCGGCGGAGGCGGCTGGCCCATGAGTGTGTGGCTCACCCCCGACTTGAAGCCCTTTATTGGCGGAACGTATTATCCACCCGAAGATCGCTGGGGCCGGCCAGGCTTCAAATCCCTGCTGCTGCAAATCGCCAAGGCCTGGCGGGAACAAAAGGTTAAAATTATCACCTCTGCCGATGATGTAACCCGGCAGTTACAACAATTGGCCGCTTTCCATGCCGATGAAGGCAGCGCGCCCGCGGTTGCACTTCTTGAACAAGGCTACCAGCAACTCAAGATCACCTATGAACCTCATAATGGCGGCTTTGGCAATGCCCCTAAATTCCCCCGTCCTGTCGCCCTTAATTTCATGCTGCGCTACCACGCCCGCACCCTGCGACAGGGCGCAGGGCAGACGGGCACACAGGACGCACTCGAGATGTGCCTGTTCACGCTCCGCAAAATGGCGGAGGGCGGAATCCACGACCATCTCGGCGGCGGTTTCCACCGCTATTCCGTTGACACCCAATGGCACGTTCCCCACTTCGAGAAAATGCTTTATGATCAGGCACAGCTCGTGTGCTCGTATCTGGACGCTTTTCAGATCACCCATGACGTGTTTTACGCAGAAGTGGCTCGGGATATTCTGGATTACGTCTTGCGCGACCTGACTGGCAAGGAGGGTGGATTTTTAAGCGCCGAGGATGCGGACAGTCCTGTCCCGGGCAATCCAGCAGAACACGCCGAGGGCGCGTTTTATGTCTGGTCGCACCAGGAAATCGTCACTGTACTGGGTCATGAGTATGCGGAGATTTTCAATTTTTACTATGGCGTTAATCCTGATGGGAACGTTGAGAGCGATCCCCAGAACGAGTTTCACAACAAGAACATCCTCATCGTTCGTCATACTCCGGAGGAGGCCGGCAAGAAATTCGGAAAGTCGCCAGATACCATCCGCGCTGCACTTGCGACCGCCCGCCAGAAACTTCTGGGGATCCGGGTCGTGCGCCCGCGGCCGCATCTGGACGACAAAACGTTAACGGCCTGGAACGGATTGATGATCTCAGCTTTTGCCCGCGCCTCGCAATGTCTGGACGAACCCCGTTACCTGGCTGCCGCACTTCGGGCGGCCACGTTTATTGACTCACATCTTTCACACCCCGGGAGCGGCAAGCTCATGCGCTGTTACCGGGCGGGAGCTGCATCGGTTTATGGTTTTGCAGATGACTATGCTTTTTTCATTCAGGGCTTGATCGATCTTTATGAGGCTTCATTTGATGTAAACTGGCTGAAGCGGGCCATTGAATTACAATGCAAGCAGGATGAATTATTCTGGGATAGCTCAGCTGGCGGCTATTTCAGCACCGACGCCAGCGACCCGAGCATCTTGTTACGGATGAAGGAGGACTATGACAGCGCCGAACCATCATCCAATTCGGTTTCCGCACTGAATCTGTTGCGTCTCGCCCAGATGACTGACAGCCAAGTGTATCGTGCCCGTGCCGGGCGACTGTTCTCCACATTCTGTAATCGGCTACAACATACCCCGTCGGCCATGCCACAGTTGCTTGTGGCGCTCGACTTTCAGCTCACCACTCCCAGGCAGATCATTATCGCCGGGCTCCCGGAAGCAACCGACACCCGGACGCTCCTGCGGGAAGTTCATTCACGCTTCATTCCCAACAAGGTCCTGCTGCTGGCAGAGGGCGAAACCGGGCAGGCATTTCTGGCACAATACTTACCTTTTTTGAAAAATGTCTGCATGGTTGACGGTAAAGCCACCGCCTATATCTGCGAAAATTACTCCTGTCAGTTGCCTATAACTGACAGAAGAATTCTAAATGCAATACTAACACCACCAACATCTTATGACATGAATCATGCTGACAGAATTGACGAAGAGGACAAGCTTTAGTACTATTAATGATATTGTTAATGAGGTTCATATGAGTACTTTAACTGCTGCTGATCTTAAACGTAGAGGTGTCTCGGCCTTTCCGTCTGTTTTGCGTCAGGATGGCGAGGCCATTATCACCGTTCACGGCAAAAGCCGCTATGTAGTGATGACCGTCGAAAAATATGACGCCCTACGCGAATTGGAGCTTTCAGGAGCCGTACGTGAAGCGCGTGCCGACTATCATGCCGGGCGTATTGCTGACACCACGATCAAGGGGCACATTCAACGGATTCAGGATGAACTATAATCTTGTTTTCACGCATAGTTATACCCGACGTGCCGCAAAGTTTATCCGCAAGCATCCCGCACTGCTAAAACAGTACGAGAAAACTCTGGAGTTAATGGAACTTGACCCGTTCCATCCTTCCCTTCGCCTCCACAAACTCAAGGGCCCGCTCGAAGATCTCCACTCCGTTTCGATCAACATTTCCTATCGTATTACAATCGAATTCCTTGTCGAGGGGAAGACCATCATCCCTGTAAACATAGGGACACATGACGAAGTATACTGATTGGATTTCCTGTTTCGTTGACGACACCGCCGATACGTCCTATTCTCACCCTCATCTAATTCGGAGAGTACTATTATGATTAAAGTAGCGATTGTCGGTGCAGCGGGACGGATGGGGCAGGCTTTGGCGCGGTGTTCAAAATTGATGCCACAGCTTCAACTGGTGGCGGCCGTTGAATCGGCGTCCTGTCCATTGTGCGGTAAGGATATCGGCCTGATCGCCGGAGTTGGCGAAAGTGGTTTGCTTATTTCCAGCGATATCGCCGCCGCAGTCAAAGCTGCTGATGTTCTCATTGATTTCAGCTTCCACGAAAATGTCCCCGTGACCCTCAAGTATGCGGTCGAATACAAGAAAGCCGTAGTCATTGGCACAACGGGACTGAATCCCGACGAACGCGCCGTCGTAGATCAGGCGACCAAGGTCATTCCCATCGTCTCAGCCCCCAACATGAGCCTCGGCGTTAATCTCCTGTTCGCCCTGGTAGAACAGGCGGGCAAGGCGCTAGGCTTGGACTACGACGTTGAGATTACCGAGGCCCATCACCGTTTCAAAAAAGATGCGCCCAGCGGAACGGCACTGCGGCTCGGAGAGAAGGTTGCCCATGGCCGGAATCAGAATTTCAGGGATGTCGCCATCTATGGTCGCGAGGGGCTGGGTTCGGAACGGCCTAAGGGTCAGATTGGAATCCATGCCCTGCGGGCGGCAGATATCATCGGGGATCATACCGTCCTCTTTGCCACAGAAGGGGAACGCATTGAGATCAGTCATCGCGCCACCAGCCGGGACGCTTTCGCCAAAGGCGCACTCCACGCCGGAAGTTGGCTCGTCACTCAGAAACCCGGCCTCTACGACATGCAGGACGTGTTAGGCTTGCGCTGAAATCAGTTGTCAAGTTGTTGGGTTGTTAAGTTGCTGGGGATAAATTCCACTCAACAACTCAACAACCGGACAACTCAACAACTTTACCACGGAGTGCTCTTATGGAAATCGGATTAAGCTTGGGATCCAATCTGGATCATCGACTTGAAAATTTGCGGGAGGCAACCAATCGTATTGACGTGCTCCCTGGCGTCCAGGTTCTTGCCAAGGCGCCGATTTATGAAACGGCACCGGAGGACGTGAAGCCGGAATACAAGACCCTGCAATACCTCAACACCGTCGTCATCATCGAGACTGACATGGATCTTTCAGCGTTCTCAGAGGCCATTCATAAAATCGAGACCGACATGGGGCGGGTTCGCACGGAAGATCGGAACGCGCCACGGGTGATTGATATTGATGTACTTTATGCAGGCAACATCACGCGAGCGGATGGCATCCTTGATCTCCCCCACCCCCGCTGGGCCCAGCGCCGGTTTGTGGTCCAGCCCCTGGCGGATGTAAGACCCTTTCTCAAGCTGCCAGGCGAATCCCGCCAGGTTTCCGAAATTCTCAAGAGTCTCCCCCCAACATGCATCACCCTATTCCGAGCCGAACACCAGTGGTAGTTACTGGCCCTCCCGCTCTGGCCGTGCTTCCGGCTGTTCTGATTCCGGCACAACCAACGGCTCGGACGAACCTCGCCCTTCTCCAAGTGGTTCCTGCGTTTACCCCAACAAGAAACGGCGGCGGGCGGTTCCGTGTTCGATGGGTTTGGTGAGGATGGTATTGCGGCCCACCTTCTGGCCGGCACGGTGGACGTGTTCGTCGATACTGCGGCCGGAGCCGGACATCTTCCGGAGCCGGGGATGCCGGGTCCGCAAATAAGTTGTGAGTTGAACATCATCCCGCTTCATCAGCGCATACGTCGCGGGACTATCCTTCTCGAGATTATGATCCTGTGTCTTCAGCTTCTCTGAGAAACCACTCAATAGACCAAGTGCAAAATCAACCTTGCTGCCCGGTGTCCCGGCGCGCCCCTTCCTGAAAACCCGCCACTGGTCCTTGATGGTCCTTTTGAGAAAATCATACACATAGCCGGCCATCTTGACATTCTCCGTGGTGCCGCTGATCTCGAGGATCCGGCCCATGCGTTCTTTGTCGACTACATAGGCGCATATCCACACAGCCTCAACGAAATAGTAGTCCTGTAGTAACCGACTCAAGGCATATTCGTCGGCCGACTGCCGTAATTGCGGTTCGCCGAGACACAGACTGCAGTATGCCCGGCCTGTCGGACTGGAGAGCAGGTCAATGTTGTAGCGGGC
Above is a window of bacterium DNA encoding:
- a CDS encoding thioredoxin domain-containing protein, whose product is MHTNRLIDETSPYLLQHAHNPVQWYPWGEVAFAKARSEGKPVFLSVGYSTCHWCHVMAHESFENEAVAAILNDHFISIKVDREERPDVDRVYMTYVQATTGGGGWPMSVWLTPDLKPFIGGTYYPPEDRWGRPGFKSLLLQIAKAWREQKVKIITSADDVTRQLQQLAAFHADEGSAPAVALLEQGYQQLKITYEPHNGGFGNAPKFPRPVALNFMLRYHARTLRQGAGQTGTQDALEMCLFTLRKMAEGGIHDHLGGGFHRYSVDTQWHVPHFEKMLYDQAQLVCSYLDAFQITHDVFYAEVARDILDYVLRDLTGKEGGFLSAEDADSPVPGNPAEHAEGAFYVWSHQEIVTVLGHEYAEIFNFYYGVNPDGNVESDPQNEFHNKNILIVRHTPEEAGKKFGKSPDTIRAALATARQKLLGIRVVRPRPHLDDKTLTAWNGLMISAFARASQCLDEPRYLAAALRAATFIDSHLSHPGSGKLMRCYRAGAASVYGFADDYAFFIQGLIDLYEASFDVNWLKRAIELQCKQDELFWDSSAGGYFSTDASDPSILLRMKEDYDSAEPSSNSVSALNLLRLAQMTDSQVYRARAGRLFSTFCNRLQHTPSAMPQLLVALDFQLTTPRQIIIAGLPEATDTRTLLREVHSRFIPNKVLLLAEGETGQAFLAQYLPFLKNVCMVDGKATAYICENYSCQLPITDRRILNAILTPPTSYDMNHADRIDEEDKL
- the folK gene encoding 2-amino-4-hydroxy-6-hydroxymethyldihydropteridine diphosphokinase — its product is MEIGLSLGSNLDHRLENLREATNRIDVLPGVQVLAKAPIYETAPEDVKPEYKTLQYLNTVVIIETDMDLSAFSEAIHKIETDMGRVRTEDRNAPRVIDIDVLYAGNITRADGILDLPHPRWAQRRFVVQPLADVRPFLKLPGESRQVSEILKSLPPTCITLFRAEHQW
- the dapB gene encoding 4-hydroxy-tetrahydrodipicolinate reductase — its product is MIKVAIVGAAGRMGQALARCSKLMPQLQLVAAVESASCPLCGKDIGLIAGVGESGLLISSDIAAAVKAADVLIDFSFHENVPVTLKYAVEYKKAVVIGTTGLNPDERAVVDQATKVIPIVSAPNMSLGVNLLFALVEQAGKALGLDYDVEITEAHHRFKKDAPSGTALRLGEKVAHGRNQNFRDVAIYGREGLGSERPKGQIGIHALRAADIIGDHTVLFATEGERIEISHRATSRDAFAKGALHAGSWLVTQKPGLYDMQDVLGLR
- a CDS encoding type II toxin-antitoxin system prevent-host-death family antitoxin, whose translation is MSTLTAADLKRRGVSAFPSVLRQDGEAIITVHGKSRYVVMTVEKYDALRELELSGAVREARADYHAGRIADTTIKGHIQRIQDEL
- a CDS encoding plasmid stabilization protein; translated protein: MNYNLVFTHSYTRRAAKFIRKHPALLKQYEKTLELMELDPFHPSLRLHKLKGPLEDLHSVSINISYRITIEFLVEGKTIIPVNIGTHDEVY
- a CDS encoding DUF2786 domain-containing protein, with product MFDIHQELERRILHGLICEWKNAVGFLSPTLRSRLTLPAFELRDFEKRWAEWHRERRLIAFSRKLVLNHRWMTVREVLLHELAHQLTDEVLGGTDQPHGVRFQEACRLLNADPRAAGDFPSLYETINTSGLDDNDRILLRVKKLLALSESANRHEAELAMTKVHETIARYNIDLLSSPTGRAYCSLCLGEPQLRQSADEYALSRLLQDYYFVEAVWICAYVVDKERMGRILEISGTTENVKMAGYVYDFLKRTIKDQWRVFRKGRAGTPGSKVDFALGLLSGFSEKLKTQDHNLEKDSPATYALMKRDDVQLTTYLRTRHPRLRKMSGSGRSIDEHVHRAGQKVGRNTILTKPIEHGTARRRFLLG